One stretch of Urocitellus parryii isolate mUroPar1 chromosome 12, mUroPar1.hap1, whole genome shotgun sequence DNA includes these proteins:
- the LOC144249804 gene encoding N-acetyltransferase 8F1-like has product MAPHHIRKYQETDRKRVLDLFSQGMFEHVPATFRLVLKMPQTFLVLLGVPIALLLVSGSWLLALVSNVTLLVFLWLLARQPWRQYIVECLQTDLADINKSYLRARGSCFWVAESGGHVAGIVGALPVEDAPPGRKQLQLFHLSVALEHRGEGLGKALVMTVLQFARAQGYSEVVLETSMVQQDALTLYLRMGFQKTGEYFFSKIFRLLGNSTIQLKYCLPSAQEGDL; this is encoded by the coding sequence ATGGCACCTCATCACATCCGCAAATACCAGGAGACTGACCGCAAGAGGGTCCTGGACTTGTTCTCCCAAGGGATGTTCGAGCATGTCCCTGCCACATTCCGCCTTGTGCTGAAGATGCCACAAACATTCCTGGTCTTACTTGGGGTGCCCATCGCCCTACTCCTGGTCTCTGGCTCTTGGCTCCTGGCTCTTGTATCCAATGTCACCCTCCTTGTTTTCCTCTGGCTGCTGGCCAGACAGCCTTGGAGGCAGTACATAGTCGAGTGTTTGCAGACAGACCTTGCTGACATCAACAAATCCTACCTGAGGGCCCGTGGTTCCTGCTTTTGGGTGGCTGAGTCTGGGGGCCACGTGGCAGGCATAGTGGGTGCTCTGCCAGTGGAGGATGCCCCCCCAGGGAGGAAGCAACTGCAGCTGTTTCACCTCTCTGTGGCCTTGGAGCACCGAGGTGAAGGACTAGGGAAAGCCCTGGTCATGACTGTCCTCCAATTTGCGAGGGCTCAGGGCTACAGTGAGGTTGTCCTTGAAACTAGCATGGTACAGCAGGATGCTCTGACTCTCTACCTGCGCATGGGCTTCCAGAAGACAGGAGAGTACTTCTTTAGCAAGATCTTTAGACTCTTGGGCAATTCTACAATTCAATTAAAATACTGCCTCCCATCTGCTCAGGAAGGAGACCTGTGA
- the LOC144249629 gene encoding N-acetyltransferase 8F1-like — MAPHHIRKYQETDRKRVLDLFSQGMFEHVPATFRLVLKMPQTFLVLLGVPIALLLVSGSWLLALGSNVTLLVFLWLLARQPWRQYIVECLQTDLADINKSYLRASGSCFWVAESGGQVAGIVGALQVKDAPPGRKQLQLFHLSVSLEHRGEGLGKALVMTVLQFARAQGYSEVVLETSMVQQDALTLYLRMGFQKTGEYFLSKIFRLLGIHMIQLKYCLPSAQEGGP; from the coding sequence ATGGCACCTCATCACATCCGCAAATACCAGGAGACTGACCGCAAGAGGGTCCTGGACTTGTTCTCCCAAGGGATGTTCGAGCATGTCCCTGCCACATTCCGCCTTGTGCTGAAGATGCCACAAACATTCCTGGTCTTACTTGGGGTGCCCATCGCCCTACTCCTGGTCTCTGGCTCTTGGCTCCTGGCTCTTGGATCTAATGTCACCCTCCTTGTTTTCCTCTGGCTGCTGGCCAGACAGCCTTGGAGGCAGTACATAGTCGAGTGTTTGCAGACAGACCTTGCTGACATCAACAAATCCTACCTGAGGGCCAGTGGTTCCTGCTTTTGGGTGGCTGAATCTGGGGGCCAGGTGGCAGGCATAGTGGGTGCTCTGCAAGTGAAGGACGCCCCCCCAGGGAGGAAGCAACTGCAGCTGTTTCACCTCTCTGTGTCCTTGGAGCACCGAGGTGAAGGACTAGGGAAAGCCCTGGTCATGACTGTCCTCCAGTTTGCGAGGGCTCAGGGCTACAGTGAGGTTGTCCTTGAAACTAGCATGGTACAGCAGGATGCTCTGACTCTCTACCTGCGCATGGGCTTCCAGAAGACAGGAGAGTACTTCCTTTCTAAGATCTTTAGACTACTGGGCATTCATATGATTCAATTAAAATACTGCCTCCCATCTGCTCAGGAAGGAGGCCCATGA